The following proteins come from a genomic window of Flavobacterium crocinum:
- a CDS encoding PAS domain S-box protein, giving the protein MAADYSFFNSVISGITSLGSTLESIMTAWYVFDSDIIFYNNPKLIVLGLSLFAFLSLLVYQFFRIKTKIGYFIEKKKEQDTISKEYQLYILFFGIAVIVIEIINEIFKIRPKSLLFVNVSIGVAILLIYSITNRVKWLRDRIQQIFIYCFFIYISYVAFNIIMLSNDVVPIIVFLISFFFSYSILKPVKIYWFFVGLTFIYLIATVTFQLIPIKSSILLINFCILIFIINQVKYAVLLNNRDNFRFASEIVHKGNSLTIASNEKGEILFCSETVTAILGYQPEQLMGLKYWELTQDSEFIEKTNPANNDDNKLYIRKLKTENGEFKYIQWKDKKFSEDLIISIGQDVTEQILVQDQYKNLIQTATDIIFEIDSEGHFTFINEFGFSILGYAENEIIKKHYSNIIHEHYIKSAVEFYENLVLNENNYPVIEIPILKKNGEEIWISQKIIVRKNDLGQTTGFSGIARDITEKKNIEKEKKRRLKKIEAYNNSTKKLSTTDFSKFDKLNTVIDSILKEAATISRANRVSFWKYHKDLISCKNLFSIDNQNLTDKNILNKESYPIYFETLSKKAIINAPDVFNKLETSEFEKLYFTKNNIKSMLDVPIFLSGQLAGVVCFESTEKKREWDNEDINYARTISDVISLAISSQMRLEAEIKLEFKSQLLSALSLCTEKFLLSKTTQQMFQETYDIIGKAAKVDHMYYYEKDPIYNTVYQKYKWSREGVAHQITPLRHMTEENLKEIYEAAQQKKILNTLTRHLNEGFFKTLLINNEIKSILILPLYINDIFTGFIGFDDCTKEKRWSEEEIYIFQVLANNISSALERNRNETKIVESEEKFKLIANNIPGTVYLSKFDAFSTKIFLNDEVLNLTGYSKSEFIENNLSFLSLIHHDDKDEVINNQIDNLQKGMPLHNVYRIKRKTGEYIWVEEFGDVIKRDDEIEFVGGIYFDITNKKEIEDAIKAKQLAEAANKSKSDFLANMSHEIRTPLNGIIGFTHLLMKTDLEEIQEKYMTTINQSAHSLLEIINDILDFSKIEAGKLELFIDLYDIKKVLGQVFDLIVYESNQKNLELELNIDPDVPKYIWTDIVRIKQILINLLSNAVKFTTQGSIKLNVTVLEKKKNNNHVIRFSVVDTGIGILEKNQKKIFKAFSQEDSSTTRKFGGTGLGLTISNQLLALMESRLQLESQIDVGSNFFFDLNLKTSNQSINDKYNAELKNLNIELDSENIESNSNTITFLIVEDNKVNMLLLKTIIKNLYNNAYIHECENGYEAIQQFEKINPTIVFMDIQMPIMNGYETTRAIRNTKKGRDIPIIAVTAGAEKDERNKCISAGMDDYISKPIMKGSVEETLIKWLG; this is encoded by the coding sequence ATGGCCGCAGACTATAGTTTTTTCAATTCGGTTATTTCAGGGATTACCAGCCTTGGTAGTACCTTAGAATCAATTATGACCGCATGGTATGTGTTCGACTCCGACATTATCTTTTATAATAACCCTAAACTTATTGTTCTAGGGTTATCTCTTTTTGCATTCCTTTCACTTCTTGTTTATCAATTTTTCAGGATCAAAACCAAAATTGGCTATTTCATCGAAAAGAAAAAAGAGCAGGATACCATTAGCAAAGAATATCAGCTTTACATTTTATTCTTTGGTATTGCAGTAATTGTGATTGAAATTATAAACGAGATATTCAAAATAAGACCCAAAAGCCTCCTATTTGTCAATGTTTCAATCGGTGTTGCTATCCTTCTCATTTATTCTATAACTAATCGGGTTAAATGGCTGAGAGATCGTATCCAGCAGATTTTTATATATTGCTTTTTCATTTACATCTCTTATGTAGCATTCAATATTATAATGCTCTCTAATGATGTGGTTCCGATTATTGTTTTCTTAATTTCGTTTTTTTTCTCCTATAGTATTCTTAAACCAGTTAAAATTTACTGGTTTTTCGTTGGACTCACTTTCATTTATTTAATTGCCACAGTTACTTTTCAGCTTATCCCTATAAAGTCTTCGATCTTACTGATTAATTTTTGTATTTTAATTTTCATTATTAATCAGGTAAAGTACGCTGTATTATTAAACAATCGTGATAATTTTAGATTTGCCAGTGAAATTGTTCATAAAGGAAATTCCCTTACAATTGCTTCCAATGAAAAAGGCGAAATTTTATTCTGCAGTGAAACTGTTACCGCTATTTTAGGTTATCAGCCTGAACAATTAATGGGATTAAAATACTGGGAACTAACTCAGGATTCTGAATTCATAGAAAAAACAAATCCTGCAAACAATGACGATAATAAACTTTATATCAGAAAATTAAAAACAGAAAACGGAGAGTTCAAATACATCCAATGGAAAGACAAAAAATTCTCCGAAGATTTAATTATCAGTATTGGTCAGGACGTTACGGAACAAATTCTTGTTCAGGATCAATATAAAAATCTAATTCAGACGGCAACCGATATTATTTTTGAAATTGATTCTGAAGGGCATTTTACTTTTATAAACGAATTTGGTTTTTCTATTCTTGGTTACGCTGAAAATGAAATAATTAAAAAACATTATTCCAATATCATTCACGAACATTACATAAAGAGTGCTGTAGAATTTTATGAAAATTTAGTTCTCAACGAAAACAATTATCCTGTAATAGAAATTCCTATTTTAAAGAAAAATGGAGAAGAAATATGGATTTCCCAAAAAATTATTGTTCGCAAAAATGACTTAGGCCAAACAACGGGATTTTCAGGAATCGCAAGGGATATTACAGAAAAAAAGAATATCGAAAAAGAGAAAAAAAGACGTCTTAAAAAAATTGAAGCATATAATAACTCCACTAAAAAATTATCTACCACCGATTTCAGTAAATTCGACAAACTCAATACCGTAATTGATTCTATATTAAAAGAAGCTGCTACAATTAGCCGTGCCAACCGTGTGAGTTTTTGGAAATATCATAAAGATTTAATTAGCTGTAAAAACCTCTTTAGTATTGATAATCAAAACCTGACAGATAAAAACATTTTAAACAAAGAATCTTATCCTATTTATTTTGAAACTTTAAGTAAAAAAGCCATTATCAATGCGCCGGATGTATTCAACAAACTGGAAACATCTGAATTTGAAAAACTATACTTTACTAAAAACAATATTAAATCCATGCTTGATGTACCAATTTTTCTATCGGGACAACTGGCCGGAGTAGTTTGTTTTGAAAGCACCGAAAAAAAACGAGAATGGGATAATGAAGATATCAATTACGCCCGAACAATTTCGGATGTAATATCGCTTGCTATTTCTTCGCAAATGCGTTTAGAAGCAGAAATAAAACTGGAATTTAAAAGTCAGTTACTTTCTGCCCTTTCTTTATGTACCGAAAAATTCCTGCTTAGCAAGACAACCCAACAAATGTTTCAGGAAACCTATGATATAATTGGAAAAGCAGCCAAAGTAGATCATATGTATTACTATGAAAAAGATCCTATTTACAATACAGTCTATCAAAAATACAAATGGTCACGCGAAGGAGTAGCACATCAAATTACACCCTTACGTCACATGACCGAAGAGAACTTAAAAGAAATCTACGAGGCTGCACAACAGAAAAAAATCCTGAATACCTTAACCCGACATCTCAATGAAGGATTCTTTAAAACTCTTTTAATCAACAACGAAATCAAATCAATTTTGATTTTACCACTTTATATCAACGATATTTTTACCGGTTTTATTGGTTTTGATGATTGTACCAAAGAAAAAAGATGGTCTGAAGAAGAAATCTACATTTTTCAGGTATTAGCCAACAATATTTCGTCTGCATTAGAACGAAATCGAAATGAAACTAAGATTGTAGAAAGTGAAGAAAAATTCAAACTGATTGCCAACAACATTCCGGGAACCGTTTATCTTTCTAAGTTCGATGCATTTTCTACCAAAATCTTCCTGAATGACGAAGTTTTAAATTTAACCGGCTACTCGAAATCAGAGTTTATAGAAAATAATTTATCGTTTCTTTCTCTGATTCATCATGATGATAAAGATGAAGTCATCAATAATCAAATTGATAATTTGCAAAAAGGAATGCCGCTTCATAATGTCTATCGTATAAAACGTAAAACGGGTGAATACATTTGGGTAGAAGAATTTGGAGATGTAATTAAAAGAGATGACGAAATTGAATTTGTGGGCGGAATCTATTTTGATATTACCAACAAAAAAGAGATCGAAGATGCCATAAAAGCCAAGCAACTGGCTGAAGCCGCCAACAAATCCAAATCTGATTTCCTGGCCAATATGTCTCATGAAATCAGAACTCCGCTGAATGGAATCATTGGTTTTACTCATTTATTAATGAAAACCGATCTGGAAGAAATTCAGGAAAAATACATGACCACGATTAACCAATCGGCTCATTCATTACTTGAAATTATTAATGATATTCTGGATTTCTCTAAAATCGAAGCAGGAAAACTAGAACTCTTCATTGACTTATATGATATTAAAAAAGTTCTTGGACAGGTTTTCGACTTGATTGTTTATGAATCCAATCAGAAAAATCTGGAACTGGAATTAAACATCGATCCCGATGTTCCAAAATATATCTGGACCGATATAGTCCGAATCAAACAAATTCTGATCAATCTCCTTTCAAATGCTGTTAAATTTACAACACAAGGTTCTATTAAATTAAATGTAACCGTTTTAGAAAAAAAGAAAAATAACAATCATGTCATCCGTTTTTCTGTAGTGGATACCGGAATTGGGATTTTGGAAAAGAATCAAAAGAAAATCTTTAAAGCTTTCTCACAGGAAGATAGTTCTACAACGAGAAAATTTGGAGGAACCGGTTTAGGATTAACTATTTCCAATCAGCTACTGGCGTTAATGGAAAGCCGATTACAACTCGAAAGTCAAATTGATGTGGGAAGTAATTTTTTCTTCGATTTAAATCTAAAAACCAGCAACCAGAGCATTAACGACAAATACAATGCAGAACTTAAGAACCTCAATATTGAACTTGATTCTGAAAATATAGAATCGAACAGCAATACTATTACTTTTTTAATTGTTGAAGACAATAAAGTCAATATGCTTCTTCTGAAAACAATAATAAAAAACCTTTACAACAACGCTTATATTCATGAATGTGAAAACGGATACGAAGCCATTCAGCAGTTTGAAAAAATAAATCCAACTATTGTTTTCATGGATATTCAAATGCCTATTATGAATGGTTACGAAACTACAAGGGCGATTAGAAACACCAAAAAAGGCCGCGATATTCCGATTATTGCGGTTACAGCAGGAGCAGAAAAAGACGAAAGAAACAAATGTATTTCTGCCGGAATGGATGATTATATTTCAAAACCAATTATGAAAGGCAGTGTTGAAGAAACCTTAATTAAGTGGCTCGGTTAA
- the ypfJ gene encoding KPN_02809 family neutral zinc metallopeptidase, with the protein MKWQGRRQSDNVEDRRSISGGGKAIIGGGVIGIIVLLLNVFGGETGQQIAPILEQMQGGGQQTEAAAPLSKEDEEMGNFVRVVLADNEDIWSKIFAEHGITYEKPKLVLFRGSVQTACGGASSASGPFYCPGDRKVYMDLGFFEELKTKFGAKGGDFAIAYVIAHEIGHHIQTLLGTSAKMRQEQQGKSEAEANKLSVALELQADFYAGVWAHYNQENLDTGDIEEALSAANAVGDDAIQSKMQGHVVPDSFTHGTSEQRMYWFKKGFKTGDIKQGTTFEEIR; encoded by the coding sequence ATGAAATGGCAAGGCAGAAGACAAAGTGATAACGTAGAAGACCGAAGATCAATCTCAGGAGGAGGTAAAGCTATAATTGGCGGAGGAGTAATTGGTATTATTGTTTTACTTCTTAATGTCTTTGGTGGCGAAACAGGTCAGCAAATCGCTCCTATATTGGAACAAATGCAAGGCGGAGGCCAACAAACAGAAGCTGCCGCTCCATTAAGCAAAGAAGATGAGGAAATGGGAAATTTCGTGAGAGTTGTTCTGGCAGATAACGAAGATATCTGGAGCAAGATTTTTGCAGAGCATGGTATAACTTACGAAAAACCGAAATTAGTTCTTTTCAGAGGTTCTGTACAAACAGCATGTGGCGGGGCATCATCGGCATCTGGACCTTTTTATTGTCCGGGAGATCGTAAAGTCTATATGGATTTAGGTTTTTTTGAAGAATTAAAAACCAAATTTGGCGCAAAAGGAGGCGATTTTGCAATTGCCTATGTAATTGCGCATGAAATTGGCCATCATATACAAACTTTACTGGGAACTTCTGCAAAAATGCGTCAGGAACAGCAAGGAAAAAGCGAAGCCGAAGCTAATAAATTATCTGTAGCACTCGAACTACAAGCAGATTTTTATGCAGGAGTATGGGCGCATTATAATCAGGAAAATTTAGATACCGGAGATATCGAAGAAGCATTAAGTGCCGCAAACGCAGTTGGAGATGATGCCATTCAAAGTAAAATGCAGGGACATGTTGTTCCGGATTCTTTTACTCACGGAACATCAGAACAAAGAATGTATTGGTTTAAGAAAGGTTTTAAAACCGGAGACATTAAACAAGGAACTACATTTGAAGAAATTCGATAA
- the bshB1 gene encoding bacillithiol biosynthesis deacetylase BshB1 has product MKLDILAFGAHPDDVELGCAGTILKEVSLGKKVGIVDLTRGELGTRGTAETRDQEAKDAAKILGVLVRENLRLRDGFFVNDEKHQLEVIKMIRKYKPEIVLCNAIDDRHIDHGKGSKLVSDACFLSGLMKIETSIDGKKQEAWRPKVVYHYIQWKNITPDFVVDITGFEKKKVEAISAYKTQFYDPNSKEPATPITSKNFFESLNYRAQDLGRLVGKDFAEGFTVERCLAVNSLENLM; this is encoded by the coding sequence ATGAAATTAGACATATTAGCCTTTGGTGCACATCCGGATGATGTAGAATTGGGTTGTGCGGGAACCATTTTAAAAGAAGTATCACTTGGAAAAAAAGTAGGTATTGTTGATTTGACGCGTGGTGAATTAGGAACGCGTGGAACAGCTGAAACCAGAGATCAGGAAGCAAAAGATGCTGCAAAGATTTTAGGTGTTTTGGTGCGTGAAAATCTACGATTGCGTGATGGATTTTTTGTTAATGATGAAAAGCATCAGTTAGAAGTCATTAAAATGATTCGTAAATACAAACCGGAAATTGTATTGTGCAACGCAATTGACGATCGCCATATCGATCACGGAAAAGGAAGCAAATTAGTTTCTGATGCTTGTTTCCTTTCTGGTTTGATGAAAATTGAAACTTCGATTGATGGAAAAAAACAGGAAGCCTGGAGACCCAAAGTAGTGTATCATTATATTCAATGGAAAAACATCACTCCGGATTTCGTTGTAGACATTACCGGATTCGAAAAAAAGAAAGTGGAAGCAATTTCTGCCTATAAAACGCAATTTTATGATCCAAATTCAAAAGAACCTGCTACGCCAATTACGAGCAAAAACTTCTTTGAGAGCTTAAATTATCGTGCGCAGGACTTAGGAAGACTGGTTGGTAAAGATTTTGCGGAAGGTTTTACAGTCGAAAGATGTTTGGCAGTCAATAGTTTAGAAAATTTGATGTAA
- a CDS encoding chorismate-binding protein — translation MSPFFLKIKNHKEQNLPFVLYSKPNSTNLVGILQHNNNLHTVSDYSEKGFVFASFDERQLILIPENESEIITSEKEPTSFESIEIDDLGFDPEAKFQYEYLVAQGIQAIKNEEFKKVVLSRSEDVLLVEFDFVETFQHLVQLYPATFCYCFFHPKVGFWMGATPEKLLKANGNVFETMALAGTQKDNQQTEIVWQQKEKDEQQFVTDFIVKRLREFAASVVVSEPYSLKAGSIWHIKTDISGVLKENSTLEEVIDTLHPTPAVCGLPKKKAKAFIIGNENYDRTFYSGFLGELNSSFAGNNSSSDLFVNLRSMQIQENKAILYMGCGITKESIPEKEWEESVNKSMTMKRVLKK, via the coding sequence ATGAGTCCATTTTTCTTAAAAATTAAAAATCATAAAGAACAAAATTTACCATTTGTACTTTATTCAAAACCCAACTCGACAAACCTAGTTGGAATTTTACAACACAATAATAATCTGCATACGGTTTCAGATTATAGCGAAAAGGGATTTGTTTTTGCTTCTTTTGATGAAAGACAATTAATCTTAATTCCGGAAAATGAATCTGAAATCATTACTTCAGAAAAAGAACCGACTTCATTTGAATCAATTGAGATAGATGATTTGGGTTTTGATCCCGAAGCTAAATTTCAATACGAATATTTAGTTGCTCAGGGAATTCAAGCAATTAAAAACGAAGAGTTCAAAAAAGTGGTTTTGTCCCGAAGTGAAGATGTACTTTTGGTCGAATTTGATTTTGTTGAAACCTTTCAGCATCTGGTTCAATTATATCCTGCGACATTCTGTTATTGTTTTTTTCATCCAAAAGTTGGTTTTTGGATGGGAGCAACGCCAGAGAAACTTTTAAAAGCTAACGGAAATGTTTTTGAAACGATGGCTTTGGCAGGAACGCAGAAAGATAATCAACAAACTGAAATTGTCTGGCAGCAGAAAGAAAAAGACGAGCAACAGTTTGTAACCGATTTTATTGTGAAAAGACTTCGTGAATTTGCTGCTTCTGTAGTCGTTTCTGAGCCATACAGTTTAAAAGCCGGATCAATCTGGCATATTAAAACGGATATTTCGGGAGTTTTAAAAGAGAATTCTACATTAGAAGAAGTCATTGATACACTTCACCCAACTCCGGCTGTTTGTGGTCTTCCGAAGAAAAAAGCAAAAGCATTTATTATAGGGAATGAAAATTACGATCGTACTTTTTACAGTGGTTTTCTGGGGGAATTAAATAGCAGTTTTGCAGGAAACAATTCAAGTTCTGATTTATTCGTAAATTTGCGAAGCATGCAAATTCAGGAAAATAAAGCCATTCTGTACATGGGATGCGGAATTACAAAAGAAAGTATCCCGGAAAAAGAATGGGAGGAAAGCGTCAATAAATCAATGACGATGAAGAGAGTTTTGAAAAAATAA
- a CDS encoding PaaI family thioesterase, with product MNYTKEQILARCNEFSKNTLMETLKIEYIDAGEDFLTAKMPVNPSVHQPMGLLHGGASVALAESVGSAASFFFINPKEQEVRGIEISANHLKSIREGYVFGTARIIHKGRSLHLWEIKITDEEGNLVSLCKLTNMVLERKKNE from the coding sequence ATGAACTATACAAAAGAGCAGATTTTAGCGCGCTGTAATGAGTTTTCTAAAAACACATTAATGGAAACGCTGAAAATTGAATATATCGACGCCGGAGAAGATTTTTTAACTGCAAAAATGCCTGTAAATCCAAGTGTTCATCAACCAATGGGATTATTGCACGGAGGTGCTTCTGTAGCTTTGGCGGAAAGCGTAGGAAGTGCGGCTTCTTTCTTTTTTATCAATCCAAAAGAGCAGGAGGTAAGAGGAATTGAAATTTCGGCAAATCACCTAAAAAGTATTCGTGAAGGTTATGTTTTTGGCACGGCGAGAATTATTCATAAAGGAAGAAGCCTTCATTTATGGGAAATCAAAATTACCGATGAAGAAGGTAATTTGGTTTCGCTATGCAAGTTGACGAATATGGTTTTGGAAAGAAAGAAGAATGAATAA
- the purL gene encoding phosphoribosylformylglycinamidine synthase translates to MIHFFENQSKTVFAVQTQNEISAQDISKLNWLFADASKIEKSALPGFFVGPRATMITPWSTNAVEITQNMGISGIIRIEEFHPATEDFTDFDPMLSQKFNELDQEIFTINIQPEPILEIDDIAAYNKVEGLALSEEEVDYLNNLSTKLGRKLTDSEIFAFSQANSEHCRHKIFNGTFVIDGEEKETSLFKLIKKTSQENPNDIVSAYKDNVAFVKGPKVQQFAPKSADKPDFYEIREFDSVISLKAETHNFPTTVEPFNGAATGSGGEIRDRLAGGQGSLPLAGTAVYMTSYSRLNDDRKWENAVEERKWLYQTPMDILIKASNGASDFGNKFGQPLITGSVLTFEHSENDRKIGYDKVIMQAGGIGYGKLDQSIKKKPQEGDKIVILGGENYRIGMGGAAVSSADTGAFGSGIELNAIQRSNPEMQKRAANAIRGLVESDNNPIVSIHDHGAGGHLNCLSELVEETGGLIDLDKLPVGDPTLSAKEIIGNESQERMGLVIGQKDIDTLQRIADRERSPMYQVGDVTGDHRFTFESKSNGSKPMDYALEDFFGSSPKTVMTDNTVDRKYADVAYNTADFESYLKDVLRLEAVASKDWLTNKVDRCVGGKVAKQQNAGPLQLPLNNVGVMALDYLGKEGIATSIGHAPIAALIDPVAGSRNAIAESLSNLIWAPIKEQLKGVSLSANWMWACKNEGEDARLYAAVEGCSEFAIELGINIPTGKDSLSMKQKYPKDEVIAPGTVIISAAGNCTDIRKVVEPVLQKNGDSIYYINLSQDDFKLGGSSFAQIRNTIGNETSTIKDASFFKNAFNTIQDLIGESQILAGHDIGSGGLITTLLELCFADVNLGAKIDFSAFTEKDLLKILFAENIGIVFQAKSDAAVEAKLKANNIEFFKLGTVQSKPSLEFGIYNLDIAEYRDVWFETSYLLDQKQSKNGRAQARFENYKNQVLNYTFPTHFTGKKPEIDNSKPRPKAAIIREKGSNSEREMANAMYLAGFDVKDVHMTDLISGRETLEDIQFIGAVGGFSNSDVLGSAKGWAGAFLYNEKAKTALDNFFKRNDTLSVGICNGCQLFMELEVINPEHEIHGKMHHNESQKHESIFTSVKVQENNSVMLSTLAGSTLGVWVSHGEGKFKLPYAEDQYNIVSKYAYEGYPANPNGSDYNTAMMCDKTGRHLVMMPHIERSTFQWNWAHYPKDRNDEVTPWHEAFVNARKWIEKN, encoded by the coding sequence ATGATCCATTTCTTTGAAAACCAAAGCAAAACTGTTTTTGCGGTACAAACGCAAAACGAAATTTCAGCTCAAGACATTTCAAAATTAAACTGGCTTTTTGCCGATGCGAGTAAGATTGAAAAATCAGCATTACCTGGTTTCTTCGTTGGGCCTCGCGCAACCATGATTACACCTTGGAGTACAAATGCTGTAGAAATTACTCAAAACATGGGAATTTCAGGCATTATCAGAATCGAGGAATTTCATCCTGCAACGGAAGATTTTACTGATTTTGATCCAATGCTTTCTCAAAAATTCAACGAATTAGATCAGGAAATCTTCACTATCAACATTCAGCCGGAACCAATTTTAGAAATTGACGATATTGCTGCTTACAACAAAGTAGAAGGTTTAGCTTTAAGCGAAGAAGAAGTTGATTACTTAAACAATCTTTCAACTAAACTAGGAAGAAAATTAACCGATTCTGAAATTTTCGCTTTTTCTCAAGCAAATTCAGAACACTGTCGTCACAAAATCTTCAACGGAACATTTGTGATCGACGGAGAAGAAAAAGAAACTTCTCTTTTCAAATTAATCAAAAAAACATCTCAGGAAAATCCTAACGATATTGTTTCTGCTTACAAAGACAACGTTGCTTTTGTAAAAGGACCAAAAGTGCAGCAATTTGCACCAAAATCGGCAGACAAACCTGATTTTTACGAAATAAGAGAATTTGATTCGGTTATCTCATTAAAAGCCGAAACACACAATTTCCCAACAACAGTGGAACCTTTCAACGGAGCTGCAACAGGGTCTGGAGGAGAAATTCGTGACCGTTTAGCGGGAGGACAAGGATCTTTGCCATTAGCCGGAACTGCAGTTTACATGACTTCATATTCTCGTTTAAACGATGATAGAAAATGGGAAAATGCTGTTGAAGAAAGAAAATGGTTGTACCAAACACCAATGGATATTTTGATCAAAGCTTCAAACGGAGCTTCTGATTTCGGAAATAAATTTGGTCAGCCTCTTATTACAGGTTCTGTTTTGACTTTCGAACATTCAGAAAACGACCGTAAAATTGGTTATGACAAAGTAATCATGCAAGCGGGAGGAATTGGATATGGAAAATTAGATCAATCCATTAAAAAGAAACCACAAGAAGGCGATAAAATCGTAATTCTGGGTGGAGAAAATTATAGAATCGGAATGGGTGGTGCTGCAGTTTCTTCTGCAGATACTGGAGCTTTCGGTTCAGGAATCGAATTAAATGCGATTCAGCGTTCAAATCCTGAAATGCAAAAACGTGCTGCAAACGCGATTCGTGGTTTAGTAGAAAGCGACAATAACCCAATTGTTTCTATTCACGATCACGGTGCGGGTGGACACTTAAACTGTCTTTCTGAATTGGTTGAGGAAACTGGAGGTTTGATCGATTTAGACAAATTGCCTGTTGGAGATCCAACACTTTCTGCAAAAGAAATCATTGGTAACGAATCTCAGGAAAGAATGGGATTGGTTATTGGTCAAAAAGATATTGACACACTACAAAGAATTGCCGACAGAGAGCGTTCACCAATGTATCAGGTTGGAGATGTAACAGGAGATCACCGTTTTACATTCGAATCAAAATCAAATGGTTCAAAACCGATGGATTATGCTTTAGAAGATTTCTTCGGAAGTTCTCCAAAAACGGTTATGACAGATAATACAGTGGACAGAAAATATGCTGATGTTGCTTACAACACTGCAGATTTCGAAAGCTATTTAAAAGACGTTTTACGTTTAGAGGCTGTTGCTTCAAAAGACTGGTTGACGAACAAAGTTGACCGTTGCGTTGGAGGAAAAGTGGCTAAACAACAAAATGCTGGTCCGTTACAATTGCCTTTAAATAACGTCGGCGTTATGGCTCTGGATTATTTAGGAAAAGAAGGTATTGCAACTTCTATTGGACACGCTCCTATTGCCGCTTTGATTGATCCGGTTGCCGGATCTAGAAATGCGATTGCAGAATCATTATCAAACCTTATCTGGGCGCCAATTAAAGAGCAGTTAAAAGGAGTTTCATTATCTGCAAACTGGATGTGGGCTTGTAAAAACGAAGGTGAAGACGCTCGTCTATATGCTGCAGTTGAAGGTTGTTCTGAATTTGCTATTGAATTAGGAATCAATATTCCGACAGGAAAAGATTCACTTTCGATGAAGCAAAAATATCCAAAAGACGAAGTAATTGCGCCAGGAACAGTTATTATTTCGGCTGCCGGAAACTGTACCGATATTAGAAAAGTAGTTGAACCAGTTTTACAGAAAAACGGAGATTCAATCTATTATATCAATTTGTCTCAGGATGATTTCAAACTTGGAGGTTCATCTTTTGCACAAATTAGAAATACAATCGGAAACGAAACGTCTACAATTAAGGATGCTTCTTTCTTCAAAAATGCCTTTAATACAATACAGGATTTAATCGGCGAAAGCCAAATTTTAGCGGGTCACGATATCGGAAGCGGTGGTTTAATCACTACTTTATTAGAATTGTGTTTTGCTGATGTTAACCTTGGTGCTAAAATTGATTTCAGCGCTTTCACGGAAAAAGACTTGTTGAAAATCCTTTTCGCAGAAAACATCGGAATCGTTTTTCAAGCTAAATCTGATGCTGCTGTTGAAGCTAAATTAAAAGCTAACAATATTGAATTCTTTAAATTAGGTACAGTTCAAAGCAAACCAAGTTTGGAATTTGGAATTTATAATTTGGATATTGCGGAATACAGAGACGTTTGGTTCGAGACTTCTTATTTATTAGATCAAAAACAATCTAAAAATGGAAGAGCTCAAGCACGTTTCGAAAACTATAAAAATCAAGTTTTAAATTATACTTTCCCAACACATTTTACAGGGAAGAAACCAGAAATCGACAACTCTAAACCAAGACCAAAAGCGGCGATTATCCGTGAAAAAGGAAGTAACTCTGAGCGTGAAATGGCAAATGCTATGTACTTAGCAGGTTTTGATGTAAAAGACGTTCACATGACGGATTTAATTTCTGGACGTGAAACATTAGAAGATATTCAATTCATTGGAGCAGTTGGAGGATTCTCTAACTCAGACGTTTTAGGTTCTGCTAAAGGCTGGGCCGGAGCTTTCTTGTACAACGAAAAAGCAAAAACTGCTTTAGATAATTTCTTCAAAAGAAATGATACACTTTCTGTTGGAATCTGTAACGGATGTCAGTTGTTTATGGAATTAGAAGTGATTAATCCTGAACACGAAATTCACGGAAAAATGCACCATAACGAAAGCCAGAAACACGAAAGTATTTTTACTTCTGTAAAAGTTCAGGAAAACAACTCAGTGATGTTGTCAACTTTAGCAGGAAGCACTTTAGGAGTTTGGGTTTCACACGGAGAAGGTAAATTCAAATTACCTTATGCCGAAGATCAATACAACATTGTTTCTAAATATGCTTACGAAGGATATCCAGCAAACCCAAATGGTTCTGATTACAACACTGCTATGATGTGTGACAAAACAGGAAGACATTTGGTGATGATGCCTCACATTGAGCGTTCGACTTTCCAGTGGAACTGGGCACATTATCCAAAAGACAGAAATGACGAGGTTACGCCTTGGCATGAAGCTTTTGTTAATGCCAGAAAATGGATTGAGAAAAACTAA